A single window of Solenopsis invicta isolate M01_SB chromosome 3, UNIL_Sinv_3.0, whole genome shotgun sequence DNA harbors:
- the LOC105203890 gene encoding uncharacterized protein LOC105203890 has product MMERLVNERFLWWLENNKKLNRLQNGFRRGKSCSENLAKITADIKSSILLDGYSLGVFLDVSSAYDNVDFSTLKRKLISERCPKKIFNFINRWLQTRNTEFIVNNNKSLFRNVDKGLPQGAVLSPILYAFYTNDITNEIENDINVLQFTDDIALYRCSYSRLDNKNRIEAAVQTIGKNLSKINLELEPKKTNLVEFSKSGFIDKNLNIKIKGMEINNQGTAKFLGICFDNNLKFVQQIKDVRGKINRANSILKYLSNVSRGVEINTALMLYKSIVRSIADYGSFIYAPQNEDAKLKIERGQFLGVRTALGYRNSTPNNVIMAEAKLTYLSDRALMLAKNFCLRVYKYGIDSIRLSLNNLVESEKYIRYRNPLKKISILSQAWTYANGNSNVIGEKENGYELWNMEYETLNTKIEMDCEIGQEYSIIPKNVQFNVNNIKGYNNIDKEFINNTKKKYKLNDKTLFVYTDGSKSLNSVATGVGIVFEDQEEGFYASIPKKCSIFTAEAFAIKTALEMAYRKRDSYNNFVIATDSKSVLQAVCFKKLYTYQNKYVLEIKKWYCKFKESNKEIIFVWIPSHRGISGNELADYLAKCGAEEAAGEEIEVPIYDLKVETIEQAWRSTMEKNIRLFETKGCFYYENFHSGDKKPWFHGREAERGFMTFINRIRVNHYNLNASLARKGYIEDERCECGNEMEDIDHVVWRCSRYDEERMVMGEILQRNDLEGVESVVDLIKEENWPKVKIIYDFIKKTKRII; this is encoded by the coding sequence ATGATGGAAAGACTCGTAAATGAAAGATTCCTATGGTGGcttgaaaacaataaaaaattgaatagatTACAAAACGGTTTTAGGAGGGGAAAATCTTGTTCGGAAAATTTGGCCAAAATCACTGCGGACATAAAAAGCTCTATCTTGTTGGATGGATACTCATTGGGGGTATTCTTAGATGTGTCCTCGGCATATGACAATGTGGATTTTAGTAcattaaagagaaaattaatttcggAGAGAtgtccaaaaaaaattttcaattttattaacagGTGGTTACAAACTAGAAATACCGAATTTATTGTTAACAACAATAAATCACTGTTTAGAAATGTTGACAAGGGTTTGCCTCAGGGAGCGGTACTCAGTCCAATTTTGTATGCGTTTTATACGAATGACATAACCAACGAAATAGAAAATGACATTAATGTCTTACAATTCACGGACGATATCGCGTTATATAGGTGTAGCTATAGTAGACTAGACAATAAGAATCGTATTGAAGCAGCTGTGCAGacaattggaaaaaatttaagtaaaatcaaCTTAGAATTAGAACCAAAAAAAACAAACCTCGTAGAATTCTCAAAATCAGGTTTTATTGATAAGAATTTGAACATCAAAATCAAGGGAATGGAGATCAATAACCAGGGGACAGCAAAATTTTTGGGTATCTGTTTCGATAACAACttaaaatttgttcaacaaattAAGGATGTTAGAGGGAAAATTAATAGAGCGAATTCAATCCTTAAATACCTAAGTAACGTGTCAAGAGGAGTAGAAATTAATACGGCACTTATGCTGTACAAGAGTATCGTTAGATCCATAGCGGATTACGGTAGTTTTATATACGCACCCCAAAATGAAGAtgcgaaattaaaaatagaacggGGTCAATTTTTGGGCGTAAGAACAGCCCTAGGCTATAGGAATTCCACTCCAAATAATGTGATAATGGCAGAAGCTAAATTAACCTACTTGTCAGACAGAGCTTTAAtgttagcaaaaaatttttgcctTAGAGTTTATAAATATGGAATAGATAGTATAAGATTAAGTCTGAATAATCTAGTCGAATccgaaaaatatattagatataggAATCCCTTGAAAAAGATCAGTATTTTGAGCCAGGCTTGGACCTACGCTAATGGTAACAGCAATGTCattggagaaaaagaaaacggtTATGAATTATGGAATATGGAGTATGAGACTCTTAATACGAAAATAGAGATGGACTGTGAAATCGGTCAAGAATATAGTATTATACCAAAAAACGTTCAATTTaatgtcaataatattaaagGTTATAACAACAtagataaagaatttattaataacactaaaaagaaatacaaattaaatgacAAGACATTGTTTGTGTACACTGACGGGTCGAAGTCTTTAAACTCAGTAGCTACAGGTGTGGGCATAGTTTTCGAGGATCAGGAGGAGGGATTTTATGCGAGTATTCctaaaaaatgttctatttttaCGGCGGAAGCGTTCGCCATAAAGACTGCGTTGGAAATGGCGTATAGAAAAAGAgatagttataataattttgttattgctACGGATAGTAAATCAGTGCTGCAAGctgtatgttttaaaaaattgtatacttaCCAAAATAAGTATGTACTAGAAATTAAGAAATGGTACTGTAAATTTAAAGAGTCAAACAAAGAGATAATATTTGTGTGGATCCCATCTCATCGTGGGATATCCGGTAATGAATTGGCAGATTATTTGGCTAAATGTGGTGCGGAGGAAGCAGCAGGCGAGGAGATTGAGGTGCCAATTTACGATTTAAAAGTCGAGACGATCGAACAAGCATGGAGAAGTACAATGGAAAAGAACATTAGGCTTTTCGAAACAAAGGGATGTTTCTATTATGAAAATTTTCACAGTGGGGACAAAAAACCCTGGTTTCACGGAAGAGAGGCGGAGAGAGGTTTTATGAcctttattaatagaattagaGTAAACCATTATAATTTGAACGCCTCACTAGCTAGAAAGGGATATATTGAGGACGAGAGATGTGAATGTGGAAACGAGATGGAGGACATCGATCACGTGGTGTGGCGCTGTAGCAGATACGACGAGGAGAGAATGGTAATGGGAGAGATCCTACAGAGAAACGATTTGGAGGGAGTGGAGAGTGTCGTGGATTTGATCAAGGAAGAGAATTGGCCtaaagtcaaaataatataCGACTTTATAAAGAAGACGAAAAGAATCATATAA